The Solicola gregarius DNA window CAGGTGCAGACCTCGCCCGGCTGCGCCGGCCGTCGCCCTCGCTGTCGCTTCTTCCCAAACATGGCGGTCACTCCCTTTCCAGCCACGCGGTGCAGCATCGCTACCCGGCTACCTCACTAGTGAGGCAGATAACTAGGTTACCACCATCCTCGCCACTTCACTAGTGAAGCAGTTAGGCTATGCCGCATGACGATCGACTACACCGATCCGCGTTCCCCCTCGCAGCAGATCGCCGACGATCTTCGCGAGCAGATCAACGCCGGCCGGTTCGCCGCCGGCGACCCGCTTCCCTCGGAGCGAACCCTCGTCGACCGGTACGGCACAGCGCCGCAGACGACCCGGCAGGCGATCGCGGTCCTCAAGTCCGAAGGCCTGGTCGTCGGGCGTCCCGGCCGCGGCATCTTCGTCCGCGAGCGGCTGCCGATCGTACGGGTCGGCTCCGATCACCGGGCACAGTGGCGCAAGCGCACGGGCCAGTCACCGATGCAGGCCGAGGCGGAAGCGAACGGCCTGTCCTGGTACCAGGAGGTGCTTGCGCTGGAGACCGTACCCGCCCCCGACTGGGTGGCCGACCGGTTCGAGATCGAGCACGGCAAGGAGGTCTTCGTACGCCGCCGCCGCACATGGATCGAGGACGTACCGACGCAGCTGGCCGACAGCTACTACCTCCTGGCCGACGTCGAGGGCACCCGGATCATGTCCGAGGACACCGGCCCGGGCGGAAGCTACGCACAGCTCGAGGAGCGGGGCCTCACCCTGGCACGCTTCCGCGAGGAGATCGGCATTCGGATGCCGACCCCGAACGAGACGCGGCAACTCCGGCTCGGTCCCGGCATCCCGGTCGCCGAGATGTGGCGCGTCGCGTTCACCGACGAGCGTCCGATCGAGGTGTTCAGATCGGTGCTGGCCGGCAACAGCCACGTGTTCGTCTACGAGTTCGACGCACCGATGTAGCCCCTGGACTCACGCCTCCGGGTCGGTCGCCCCGGACGGCGGCGCGAGCATCGTCATCAGCGTGTCGACGAACGTCGCCCGCGGAATCCTTCCCCGGGCGTGGCCCACCAGGGTCGGCACCGCGGCGCGCTGGAACGCGTCGTTGATCAGCATCGTGGCAACCACTCTCGGTTCGACGTCCGCACGGATGTCGCCGGCCGCCTGACGCTCCCCGAGGTACGCCGCTACCGCGACAACGCCACGATGCGGGCCATAGTCGTTCTCCCGCATGAACGCGGCGAGCCGTTCGCGCAGATCCGCGTCCGCCTGGGCCGCCACGAGCACGACCAATCCGGACTCGAGGAACTGCTGCACGCCGACGGAGATCCGGATCAGAGCGGAGCGTACGTCGGTGTCCAGAGAGTCGCTCTCGAGGCGCATGGGTCCCAGCGTGTGCTGGAAGGCGGAGGTGAGCAGGCCGGCCCGATCACCGAAGTGATAGAAGATGCTCCCTTCGGACACGCCTGCCATCTCGGCGACCGCCCTGGTCGTCAACTTCGCCACGCCTTGCTCGCGGAGCAGGTCGAGCGTGGCGCGCAGGATCTGCTCTCGCCCACCGGAGGGCGGGCGTCCACGGGTACGGGTCATCACCGGGTCAGCGTAGCGGTTCAGACTATTTATTGAGTTCCCACTCAGGATATGTCAAGGTACGCAAAGTTGAGTGCTTACTCAGTAAATACCTCCACCGAAGGGGTGCCATGACCACCACCGTCGACAATCCGTCCGCCCTCACGACCACGCGCGGCCGACTCATCCTGGCCCTGCTCTGCGGCGTCGCCTTCCTCGACCTCATCGACGCGACGATCGTCAATATCGCCCTGCCGTCAATCCGAGACGACCTCGGCTTCTCCGTCCAGCAACTGCAGTGGGTGCCGAGCGCGTACCTACTGACGTACGGCGGCTTCATGCTGCTCGGCGGACGTGCCGCCGATCTGCTCGGCCGCCGGCGGGTCCTGCTCGCCGGTCTCACGGTTTTCGCCGTCGCCTCGCTGGTCGGCGGCCTCGCCAGCGACGCCGGGGTGCTCGTCGGGTCACGTCTCGCACAGGGCATCGGGGCGGCGGCGACCATGCCTGCGGCGCTGTCGATCCTGACGACCACCTTCCACACCAGATCCGACCGCAATACGGCCATCGGGGTGTGGGGCGGCGTCGCCGGCCTCGCGTCCGCAGTCGGCGTTCTACTGGGCGGCGTACTGACCGAGGGGCCCGGCTGGCGCTGGGTGATGTTGATCAACCCGATCATCTGCGCCCTCCTGGTGGCGCCCGTGCTGCGGCTGCTCCCGGACGACCGTCCGGCCGAGCGCAGGCGCGGCTTCGACGCCCCGGGCGCGGCGCTCGCCACCGGCGCAATGCTGTTGCTCGTCTACACCCTCGTCGAGGCACCGGACCACGGCTGGAGCGCGGCGCGAACCGTACTCGGGCTCCTCGGCACGGCCGTGCTGGTTGCGTTGTTCCTAGCGGTCGAGATGCGCAGCAGCCGGCCCCTGGTGCCGCTGTCGATCGGCCGCGTGCCGGGCTTGCTCGCCGCGAACGTGGTCCAGTTGACGACTCTCGCCGGGTTCTTGTCGATGTTCTTCTTCCTGACCCTCTACATGGAGAATGTACTGGGCTTCTCGCCGGTCAAGACGGGACTCGCTTACCTGCCGGTCTGCATCATCGTCGGAGTCTCGGCCGGCGTCGGTTCGCAACTGATCGTACGCGTCGGCACGCGCGCGATCATCGTCGTTGGCTCACTCGTCACGGCCGCAGGCATCTTCTGGCTCTCACGTATCCCGGCGGATGGGTCGTACGTCACCGACGTACTCCCGGGCATGGTCGTCCTGTCGCTCGGCGTCGGGTCGCTGTTCGTGACGGTAACCGCCGCGGCGAACGCCGGAGTCGAGCCGG harbors:
- a CDS encoding GntR family transcriptional regulator, translating into MTIDYTDPRSPSQQIADDLREQINAGRFAAGDPLPSERTLVDRYGTAPQTTRQAIAVLKSEGLVVGRPGRGIFVRERLPIVRVGSDHRAQWRKRTGQSPMQAEAEANGLSWYQEVLALETVPAPDWVADRFEIEHGKEVFVRRRRTWIEDVPTQLADSYYLLADVEGTRIMSEDTGPGGSYAQLEERGLTLARFREEIGIRMPTPNETRQLRLGPGIPVAEMWRVAFTDERPIEVFRSVLAGNSHVFVYEFDAPM
- a CDS encoding TetR/AcrR family transcriptional regulator, translating into MTRTRGRPPSGGREQILRATLDLLREQGVAKLTTRAVAEMAGVSEGSIFYHFGDRAGLLTSAFQHTLGPMRLESDSLDTDVRSALIRISVGVQQFLESGLVVLVAAQADADLRERLAAFMRENDYGPHRGVVAVAAYLGERQAAGDIRADVEPRVVATMLINDAFQRAAVPTLVGHARGRIPRATFVDTLMTMLAPPSGATDPEA
- a CDS encoding MFS transporter; this encodes MTTTVDNPSALTTTRGRLILALLCGVAFLDLIDATIVNIALPSIRDDLGFSVQQLQWVPSAYLLTYGGFMLLGGRAADLLGRRRVLLAGLTVFAVASLVGGLASDAGVLVGSRLAQGIGAAATMPAALSILTTTFHTRSDRNTAIGVWGGVAGLASAVGVLLGGVLTEGPGWRWVMLINPIICALLVAPVLRLLPDDRPAERRRGFDAPGAALATGAMLLLVYTLVEAPDHGWSAARTVLGLLGTAVLVALFLAVEMRSSRPLVPLSIGRVPGLLAANVVQLTTLAGFLSMFFFLTLYMENVLGFSPVKTGLAYLPVCIIVGVSAGVGSQLIVRVGTRAIIVVGSLVTAAGIFWLSRIPADGSYVTDVLPGMVVLSLGVGSLFVTVTAAANAGVEPERAGLAAALLNSSQQIGGALGLAILSAIATSRTDHLLATGADPTSALTDGFGRGLAVGAAFLVLAALLGLRTVNTRAAEA